The Nocardia arthritidis genome has a window encoding:
- a CDS encoding phytoene desaturase family protein — MSVLVIGSGHNALVAACYLARAGERVEVLERDTVLGGAVSTVERFPGHLVDRGSSAHLMIRHTGIIEELELANFGLRYIDCDPWGFAPGTGDAAAIVFHRDLARTCASIENACGAADADAYRRFVGVWGPRSARVMRAFGGAPTGGHLLRSFWGLDPRSAAGARGRGDGGALSREFLQSGDALLDSWFRSERLKAALAWFGAQSGPPMSEPGTAPMVGFAALMHTLPPGRAVGGSGALTTALVARLRDDGGTVTAGDAVTALRRDGEGWRVTTASGRNLFADTVIAGTHILATLDMLRDGGFDASTLDDWRRRIRVGPGIGMVVRAATTELPRYPGSSPDESAHGLQLLVDDRRQLRLAHGAALAGELPPRPVVLAMSFSALDPSIAPAGEHQLSLWAQWHPYRLADGGDWAGHAEREADRIVAEVDSYAPGFADSVRQRFVQTPVDLERELGLRGGNVMHVEMSLDQMMLWRPLPELAGQRVPGAPGLYLTGASTHPGGGVSGASGRTAARLVLRDRRKGRIPLLRRR; from the coding sequence GTGAGCGTGCTCGTCATCGGCTCCGGGCACAACGCGCTCGTCGCCGCTTGCTATTTGGCGCGTGCGGGCGAGCGGGTCGAGGTGTTGGAGCGCGATACGGTGCTCGGCGGTGCGGTGTCCACCGTCGAGCGGTTTCCGGGTCATCTGGTGGATCGCGGGTCGTCGGCGCACCTGATGATCCGGCACACCGGGATCATCGAGGAGCTCGAGCTCGCGAATTTCGGGTTGCGGTACATCGATTGCGACCCTTGGGGTTTCGCGCCGGGCACCGGTGACGCGGCGGCCATCGTCTTCCATCGTGACCTGGCACGGACCTGTGCGTCGATCGAGAACGCCTGCGGCGCGGCGGATGCCGACGCCTATCGCCGGTTCGTCGGGGTGTGGGGGCCGCGCAGCGCCAGGGTGATGCGGGCGTTCGGTGGCGCACCGACCGGTGGGCATCTACTGCGCTCGTTCTGGGGGCTGGATCCGCGCAGCGCGGCGGGCGCGCGCGGGCGCGGCGACGGCGGCGCGCTTTCCCGTGAATTCCTGCAGTCCGGTGATGCGTTGCTGGACAGCTGGTTCCGGAGCGAACGCTTGAAGGCCGCGCTCGCCTGGTTCGGCGCGCAGTCCGGGCCGCCGATGTCGGAGCCGGGCACCGCGCCGATGGTGGGTTTCGCGGCGCTGATGCACACCCTGCCGCCGGGCCGGGCGGTCGGCGGAAGCGGCGCGCTCACAACGGCTCTCGTCGCGCGGCTGCGCGACGACGGCGGCACGGTCACCGCGGGCGATGCGGTGACGGCGCTGCGGCGGGACGGCGAAGGCTGGCGGGTGACCACGGCGTCGGGCCGAAACCTGTTCGCGGACACGGTGATCGCGGGCACACACATCCTGGCGACACTGGATATGTTGCGGGACGGCGGATTCGACGCGAGCACACTCGACGACTGGCGGCGACGGATCCGGGTCGGCCCCGGAATCGGCATGGTGGTGCGCGCGGCGACCACCGAATTACCCAGGTATCCGGGAAGTTCGCCGGACGAATCGGCGCACGGGCTGCAACTGCTCGTCGACGATCGGCGGCAGCTGCGGCTGGCGCACGGCGCGGCGCTGGCCGGGGAGTTGCCGCCGCGCCCGGTGGTGCTCGCGATGAGCTTCAGCGCGCTCGACCCGAGCATCGCCCCCGCCGGGGAACATCAGCTCTCACTGTGGGCGCAGTGGCATCCGTACCGGCTGGCCGACGGCGGCGACTGGGCCGGGCACGCCGAGCGGGAGGCGGACCGGATCGTCGCCGAGGTCGATTCGTACGCACCGGGTTTCGCGGATTCGGTGCGGCAGCGGTTCGTGCAGACGCCGGTCGATCTGGAACGCGAGCTCGGGCTGCGCGGCGGCAACGTGATGCATGTGGAGATGTCGCTGGATCAGATGATGCTGTGGCGGCCGCTGCCGGAGCTCGCCGGGCAGCGGGTGCCCGGTGCGCCGGGGTTGTATCTGACCGGGGCGTCGACGCATCCGGGTGGCGGGGTGTCCGGCGCGAGTGGACGGACGGCGGCGCGGCTGGTGCTGCGCGATCGGCGCAAGGGCCGGATTCCGTTGTTGCGCAGGCGATGA